One Candidatus Campbellbacteria bacterium genomic region harbors:
- a CDS encoding PrsW family intramembrane metalloprotease, whose protein sequence is MSLFQTVIFAFLGGSIPAFFWLWFWLREDRRHPEPRHLLVACFVLGMAGVALAVPLERAVEFISTAPLFIFIAWALIEETLKYGAAYIGGMHTQAEDEPIDAMVYLLTAALGFAAAENMLFLLNPLIEGDAFTGILTGNIRFIGTSLLHVVASSVIGGMIALSFYKKKKVQHEYFWLGLIGAVLLHAGFNYFIVQGGTDGIFYVFAMLWILVIGLMLLFEDVKHVRPQ, encoded by the coding sequence ATGTCGCTCTTTCAAACAGTTATCTTTGCATTCTTGGGAGGTTCTATTCCGGCCTTTTTCTGGTTGTGGTTTTGGCTACGCGAAGATCGTCGTCATCCCGAACCTCGTCATCTCCTTGTCGCATGTTTTGTACTCGGTATGGCGGGAGTAGCGCTCGCTGTTCCGCTTGAACGGGCCGTGGAGTTTATTTCAACAGCTCCATTGTTTATTTTCATTGCGTGGGCACTTATCGAAGAAACACTCAAGTATGGCGCTGCGTACATCGGTGGCATGCACACACAGGCAGAGGATGAACCGATTGACGCAATGGTGTACCTGCTTACCGCAGCACTCGGATTTGCAGCTGCGGAAAACATGCTTTTTCTTCTCAATCCCCTTATTGAAGGTGACGCATTTACGGGAATTCTCACAGGAAATATTCGCTTCATTGGCACATCGCTCCTCCATGTTGTGGCCTCATCGGTCATTGGGGGCATGATTGCGCTTTCATTTTATAAAAAGAAAAAAGTGCAACATGAATATTTTTGGCTTGGCCTCATTGGCGCGGTGCTTCTTCATGCCGGGTTCAATTATTTTATTGTACAAGGAGGCACAGACGGTATTTTCTATGTTTTTGCCATGTTGTGGATACTCGTTATTGGACTCATGTTGCTCTTTGAAGATGTTAAACATGTTCGTCCACAGTAA
- a CDS encoding Hsp20/alpha crystallin family protein: MKKQSFFQRLTGAINTDDDFLDDDESPKDLMRKDSISTLAEDREQEAELAVDVSQTPTEIIIKTMVAGVGLDDLDVSISQEMVTIKGSRREMYEADDSDYFHRELYWGTFARTILLPAEVKAEDAVAELKNGLLTIRLPKIDKQRQTKLRIRTI, translated from the coding sequence ATGAAAAAACAATCATTCTTTCAACGACTAACAGGCGCAATCAATACTGATGACGATTTTCTTGATGACGACGAGAGTCCAAAAGATCTCATGCGCAAAGATAGTATTAGTACACTCGCCGAAGATCGAGAGCAAGAAGCGGAACTCGCTGTTGACGTAAGCCAAACACCAACTGAAATCATCATAAAAACGATGGTGGCAGGGGTAGGTCTCGACGATCTCGATGTGTCCATTAGTCAAGAGATGGTGACCATTAAGGGTTCACGTAGAGAAATGTACGAGGCCGACGACAGCGACTACTTCCATCGTGAATTGTACTGGGGTACATTTGCTCGAACAATACTGCTCCCAGCAGAGGTCAAAGCAGAAGATGCAGTGGCAGAACTTAAAAACGGACTTCTCACCATTCGACTTCCA